Proteins co-encoded in one Setaria viridis chromosome 9, Setaria_viridis_v4.0, whole genome shotgun sequence genomic window:
- the LOC117838858 gene encoding B3 domain-containing protein Os06g0194400 produces the protein MADAARYEVQRRRQIEENKRRIEELGLRHLAAAAMPPKAKQLKLKHKARAPGAAAPPRRSGRVANLPDQPDYRENVKKKIVIGPTAAERSYAIAKAKAKELEGELRADYPTFLKTVSKYYATAFSLSLPPHFCREHLPEHGKVITLVDEEDDEFDVQYYKGPNDRGYCITSWRGFATDHKLDDGDCLVFQLIQQRKFKVYIIRARSYLKMMS, from the exons ATGGCGGACGCCGCCCGGTACGAGGTGCAGCGACGGCGGCAGATCGAGGAGAACAAGCGCAGGATTGAGGAGCTGGGGCtgcgccacctcgccgccgccgccatgcccccTAAG GCCAAGCAGCTGAAGCTGAAGCACAaggcgcgggcgccgggggcAGCCGCTCCGCCTCGGCGGTCCGGCCGCGTGGCCAATCTCCCCGACCAGCCCGATTACCGCGAG AATGTCAAGAAAAAGATAGTAATTGGTCCGACCGCCGCAGAAAGAAGCTACGCCATCGCCAAGGCCAAGGCCAAGGAGCTGGAGGGCGAGCTGCGTGCTGACTACCCCACCTTTCTGAAGACCGTGAGCAAGTACTATGCCACTGCATTCTCGCTG TCACTCCCGCCACATTTCTGTAGGGAGCATTTACCAGAGCACGGCAAGGTGATCACGCTggtggatgaggaggatgacgagTTTGATGTGCAATACTATAAAGGGCCAAATGACCGTGGCTACTGCATTACCAGCTGGAGAGGGTTTGCCACTGACCACAAGCTGGACGATGGTGACTGTCTGGTGTTCCAGCTTATTCAGCAGAGAAAGTTCAAG GTATACATCATAAGAGCACGTTCTTACTTGAAAATGATGAGCTGA
- the LOC117838860 gene encoding uncharacterized protein At2g23090, whose product MGGGNGQKSRMARERNAEKNKAAKGSQLDTNKKAMSIQCKVCMQTFMCTTTEVKCREHAEAKHPKSDVYQCFPHLKK is encoded by the exons atgggcggcggcaacggccagAAGTCCAGGATGGCCCGCGAGAGGAACGCCGAGAAGAACAAGGCCGCCAAGG GGAGCCAGCTTGATACCAACAAGAAGGCCATGAGCATCCAG TGCAAAGTATGTATGCAAACATTCATGTGTACCACGACTGAAGTGAAGTGCCGGGAGCACGCCGAGGCTAAGCATCCAAAGTCAGACGTGTACCAGTGCTTCCCCCATTTGAAGAAGTGA
- the LOC117836859 gene encoding receptor-like serine/threonine-protein kinase SD1-8 isoform X1 → MDCSAIACTAALLILLLLPPCASDDRIVPGKPLSPGATIVSEDGSFALGFFSPSNSTPAKLYLGIWYNDIPEFTVVWVANRDAPVTNATSPTPTLSLAAGTTDLVLSDADGRPVWTTNVTGAPSTPAPPPTGLAAVLLNNGDLVIRSPNGTALWQSFEHPADTLLPGMKIRVRYRTRTGERLVSWKGAGDPSPGSYSFGADPERIIQLFLWNGTRPVMRSAPWTGYMVAGQYQANTSLVYVVFVGTEEEMYLTYSLADGAPHTRYVLAYSGEYQLQSWNRSAAAWSVLGEWPAGGPCSRYGRCGANGYCDGTAGDAVPACKCLDGFEPASAEEWSGGVFSGGCRRKEALRCGGDGFLALTGMKSPDGFRRVGNRTLEECAAECRRNCSCMAYAYADLRLSSSSSTGDATRCLVWAGDLMDTVRMGDVTGSDTLYLRIAGLRAGEKARANALKIGLPAVLTSSVLLLAGISFAWFKFKGKRGNGKRLKKLILGSMGTSDQLGERNPGQDFVLPFVRFDDIVAATRNFSEAYKIGQGGFGKVYMGMIGGQEVAIKRLSKDSEQGTEEFRTEVILIAKLQHRNLVRLLGCSVEGDEKILIYEYLPNKSLDAIIFDNSRKILLDWPTRFNIIKGVARGLLYLHHDSRLTIIHRDLKAANVLLDAEMRPKIADFGMARIFSDCQIKANTRRVVGTYGYMAPEYAMEGVFSIKSDVYSFGVLLLEVVTGTRRSSMDGIMGFPNLIAYVWNMWMEGNIKNLADSSITNSCLLDEVLLCSHVALLCVQEKPDDRPVMSKVVYALDNGSNTLPSPNHPAYFAHRSNEIEQARDDIQNSMGSFTLTNIEGR, encoded by the exons ATGGACTGTTCAGCGATCGCCTGCACGGCTGCCCTTCtgatcctcctcctgctgccgcCATGTGCATCCGACGACAGGATCGTCCCCGGCAAGCCGCTCTCCCCTGGTGCCACCATCGTGTCGGAGGACGGCAGCTTCGCCTTGGGCTTCTTCTCCCCTTCCAACTCAACTCCGGCCAAGCTCTACCTCGGCATCTGGTACAACGACATCCCCGAGTTCACCGTGGTGTGGGTCGCCAACCGAGACGCCCCCGTCACGAACGCCACGTCCCCTACGCCAACGCTCTCCCTGGCGGCCGGCACCACGGATCTCGTCTTGTCCGACGCCGACGGCCGCCCTGTCTGGACGACGAACGTCACCGGCGCCCCAAGCACCCCTGCGCCACCGCCCACTGGCCTCGCCGCGGTGCTTCTCAACAACGGCGACCTCGTCATCAGGTCCCCCAACGGCACCGCCCTGTGGCAGAGCTTCGAGCACCCGGCCGACACGCTCCTCCCCGGCATGAAGATCCGGGTCAGGTACAGGACGCGCACCGGCGAGCGCCTGGTGTCGTGGAAGGGCGCCGGCGACCCCTCGCCGGGGAGCTACAGCTTCGGGGCGGACCCGGAGAGGATCATCCAGCTGTTCCTCTGGAACGGGACGCGCCCCGTGATGCGGAGCGCGCCGTGGACGGGGTACATGGTCGCCGGACAATACCAGGCCAACACCAGCCTCGTCTACGTCGTGTTCGTCGGCACCGAGGAGGAGATGTACCTGACCTACAGCCTCGCCGACGGCGCGCCGCACACCAGGTACGTGCTGGCCTACTCCGGCGAGTACCAGCTCCAGAGCTGGAacaggagcgcggcggcgtggtccGTCCTCGGggagtggccggccggcggcccgtGCAGCCGCTACGGCCGCTGCGGCGCCAACGGCTACTGCGACGgcaccgccggcgacgccgtccCGGCGTGCAAGTGCCTCGACGGCTTCGAGCCGGCCAGCGCGGAGGAGTGGAGCGGCGGCGTGTTCTCGGGGGGCTGCCGGCGGAAGGAGGCGCTAcggtgcggcggcgacggcttcTTGGCCTTGACGGGGATGAAGTCGCCCGACGGGTTCCGGCGCGTCGGGAACAGGACCTTGGAGGAGTGCGCGGCGGAGTGCCGCCGGAACTGCTCCTGCATGGCGTACGCTTACGCCGACCTGCGGCTTAGCAGCAGCTCGTCGACGGGGGACGCGACGAGGTGCCTGGTGTGGGCCGGGGACCTGATGGACACGGTGAGGATGGGCGACGTGACCGGCAGCGACACCCTCTACCTCCGGATTGCAGGCCTGCGTGCTG GTGAAAAGGCAAGGGCCAATGCACTGAAGATTGGATTGCCTGCAGTTTTGACGAGCAGTGTTTTACTACTCGCGGGCATTTCATTCGCATGGTTCAAGTTCAAAG GTaaaagaggaaatgggaaaagGCTCAAGAAGCTCATTTTGGGAAGTATGGGTACCTCTGATCAACTTGGGGAAAGAAACCCTGGCCAGGATTTTGTGTTGCCCTTTGTCAGATTTGATGATATTGTGGCAGCAACACGCAATTTCTCCGAAGCTTATAAGATTGGGCAGGGAGGTTTTGGGAAAGTTTATATG GGAATGATTGGTGGCCAGGAAGTTGCTATCAAAAGGCTAAGTAAGGACTCTGAGCAAGGAACCGAGGAATTTAGGACTGAAGTTATTCTAATAGCCAAATTGCAACACCGAAATCTAGTTCGGCTTCTAGGATGTAGTGTTGAGGGTGATGAAAAGATCCTGATTTATGAGTATTTGCCCAACAAAAGCTTAGATGCTATCATCTTTG ATAATTCAAGAAAAATTTTGTTAGACTGGCCAACACGATTTAACATAATCAAAGGAGTTGCAAGAGGGCTTCTTTACCTCCATCATGATTCAAGATTGACCATAATTCATAGAGATCTCAAGGCCGCCAATGTTTTACTAGATGCAGAGATGAGACCTAAGATAGCAGACTTTGGCATGGCAAGGATCTTTAGTGATTGCCAAATAAAAGCAAATACCCGACGTGTCGTTGGAACATA TGGTTACATGGCTCCGGAGTATGCAATGGAAGGTGTCTTCTCTATCAAGTCTGATGTCTATAGCTTTGGTGTGCTACTCTTGGAGGTTGTTACGGGCACAAGGAGAAGCTCCATGGATGGCATCATGGGTTTTCCAAACCTTATAGCCTAC GTATGGAACATGTGGATGGAGGGGAACATAAAAAATTTGGCAGATTCATCTATTACGAATTCTTGTTTGCTAGATGAAGTTTTGCTATGTAGTCATGTAGCACTCTTGTGTGTTCAAGAAAAACCAGATGACAGGCCAGTTATGTCAAAGGTTGTGTATGCTCTGGACAACGGAAGCAATACCCTTCCATCCCCCAATCATCCTGCATACTTTGCACATAGGAGCAATGAAATAGAGCAAGCAAGGGACGATATCCAGAACTCTATGGGTAGTTTTACTCTTACAAACATAGAGGGTAGGTAA
- the LOC117836859 gene encoding receptor-like serine/threonine-protein kinase SD1-8 isoform X2 has protein sequence MDCSAIACTAALLILLLLPPCASDDRIVPGKPLSPGATIVSEDGSFALGFFSPSNSTPAKLYLGIWYNDIPEFTVVWVANRDAPVTNATSPTPTLSLAAGTTDLVLSDADGRPVWTTNVTGAPSTPAPPPTGLAAVLLNNGDLVIRSPNGTALWQSFEHPADTLLPGMKIRVRYRTRTGERLVSWKGAGDPSPGSYSFGADPERIIQLFLWNGTRPVMRSAPWTGYMVAGQYQANTSLVYVVFVGTEEEMYLTYSLADGAPHTRYVLAYSGEYQLQSWNRSAAAWSVLGEWPAGGPCSRYGRCGANGYCDGTAGDAVPACKCLDGFEPASAEEWSGGVFSGGCRRKEALRCGGDGFLALTGMKSPDGFRRVGNRTLEECAAECRRNCSCMAYAYADLRLSSSSSTGDATRCLVWAGDLMDTVRMGDVTGSDTLYLRIAGLRAGEKARANALKIGLPAVLTSSVLLLAGISFAWFKFKGKRGNGKRLKKLILGSMGTSDQLGERNPGQDFVLPFVRFDDIVAATRNFSEAYKIGQGGFGKVYMGMIGGQEVAIKRLMKWPNSGYMAPEYAMEGVFSIKSDVYSFGVLLLEVVTGTRRSSMDGIMGFPNLIAYVWNMWMEGNIKNLADSSITNSCLLDEVLLCSHVALLCVQEKPDDRPVMSKVVYALDNGSNTLPSPNHPAYFAHRSNEIEQARDDIQNSMGSFTLTNIEGR, from the exons ATGGACTGTTCAGCGATCGCCTGCACGGCTGCCCTTCtgatcctcctcctgctgccgcCATGTGCATCCGACGACAGGATCGTCCCCGGCAAGCCGCTCTCCCCTGGTGCCACCATCGTGTCGGAGGACGGCAGCTTCGCCTTGGGCTTCTTCTCCCCTTCCAACTCAACTCCGGCCAAGCTCTACCTCGGCATCTGGTACAACGACATCCCCGAGTTCACCGTGGTGTGGGTCGCCAACCGAGACGCCCCCGTCACGAACGCCACGTCCCCTACGCCAACGCTCTCCCTGGCGGCCGGCACCACGGATCTCGTCTTGTCCGACGCCGACGGCCGCCCTGTCTGGACGACGAACGTCACCGGCGCCCCAAGCACCCCTGCGCCACCGCCCACTGGCCTCGCCGCGGTGCTTCTCAACAACGGCGACCTCGTCATCAGGTCCCCCAACGGCACCGCCCTGTGGCAGAGCTTCGAGCACCCGGCCGACACGCTCCTCCCCGGCATGAAGATCCGGGTCAGGTACAGGACGCGCACCGGCGAGCGCCTGGTGTCGTGGAAGGGCGCCGGCGACCCCTCGCCGGGGAGCTACAGCTTCGGGGCGGACCCGGAGAGGATCATCCAGCTGTTCCTCTGGAACGGGACGCGCCCCGTGATGCGGAGCGCGCCGTGGACGGGGTACATGGTCGCCGGACAATACCAGGCCAACACCAGCCTCGTCTACGTCGTGTTCGTCGGCACCGAGGAGGAGATGTACCTGACCTACAGCCTCGCCGACGGCGCGCCGCACACCAGGTACGTGCTGGCCTACTCCGGCGAGTACCAGCTCCAGAGCTGGAacaggagcgcggcggcgtggtccGTCCTCGGggagtggccggccggcggcccgtGCAGCCGCTACGGCCGCTGCGGCGCCAACGGCTACTGCGACGgcaccgccggcgacgccgtccCGGCGTGCAAGTGCCTCGACGGCTTCGAGCCGGCCAGCGCGGAGGAGTGGAGCGGCGGCGTGTTCTCGGGGGGCTGCCGGCGGAAGGAGGCGCTAcggtgcggcggcgacggcttcTTGGCCTTGACGGGGATGAAGTCGCCCGACGGGTTCCGGCGCGTCGGGAACAGGACCTTGGAGGAGTGCGCGGCGGAGTGCCGCCGGAACTGCTCCTGCATGGCGTACGCTTACGCCGACCTGCGGCTTAGCAGCAGCTCGTCGACGGGGGACGCGACGAGGTGCCTGGTGTGGGCCGGGGACCTGATGGACACGGTGAGGATGGGCGACGTGACCGGCAGCGACACCCTCTACCTCCGGATTGCAGGCCTGCGTGCTG GTGAAAAGGCAAGGGCCAATGCACTGAAGATTGGATTGCCTGCAGTTTTGACGAGCAGTGTTTTACTACTCGCGGGCATTTCATTCGCATGGTTCAAGTTCAAAG GTaaaagaggaaatgggaaaagGCTCAAGAAGCTCATTTTGGGAAGTATGGGTACCTCTGATCAACTTGGGGAAAGAAACCCTGGCCAGGATTTTGTGTTGCCCTTTGTCAGATTTGATGATATTGTGGCAGCAACACGCAATTTCTCCGAAGCTTATAAGATTGGGCAGGGAGGTTTTGGGAAAGTTTATATG GGAATGATTGGTGGCCAGGAAGTTGCTATCAAAAGGCTAA TGAAATGGCCAAACAGTGGTTACATGGCTCCGGAGTATGCAATGGAAGGTGTCTTCTCTATCAAGTCTGATGTCTATAGCTTTGGTGTGCTACTCTTGGAGGTTGTTACGGGCACAAGGAGAAGCTCCATGGATGGCATCATGGGTTTTCCAAACCTTATAGCCTAC GTATGGAACATGTGGATGGAGGGGAACATAAAAAATTTGGCAGATTCATCTATTACGAATTCTTGTTTGCTAGATGAAGTTTTGCTATGTAGTCATGTAGCACTCTTGTGTGTTCAAGAAAAACCAGATGACAGGCCAGTTATGTCAAAGGTTGTGTATGCTCTGGACAACGGAAGCAATACCCTTCCATCCCCCAATCATCCTGCATACTTTGCACATAGGAGCAATGAAATAGAGCAAGCAAGGGACGATATCCAGAACTCTATGGGTAGTTTTACTCTTACAAACATAGAGGGTAGGTAA
- the LOC117835929 gene encoding protein CONSERVED IN THE GREEN LINEAGE AND DIATOMS 27, chloroplastic translates to MLLRLKIVGVHSVVVPGGHDHGATFAAAPRRRSRSTAAGVARRTRRVVVTMALKEEPESSRSGFAGGGPSWDPGLEIQVPFEQRPVNEYSALKDSVLYSWAELSPGSFFLRLGGLWMITFTVLAAPIAAASFNPGKDPLKFVLAAGIGTLLLVSLVVLRIYLGWSYVGDRLLSAVVPYEETGWYDGQMWVKPPEVLARDRLLGSYKVKPVINLLKQTLVGTGALLVGAVSLFAFAAPVEDFLHSMNQPPSAASSKPSLRREELLRLPVEVMQDDDLAAAAAEAADGRPVYCRDRYYRALAGGQYCKWDDLLN, encoded by the exons ATGCTGCTCCGGCTGAAGATCGTCGGCGTCCACTCGGTGGTGGTCCCGGGCGGCCACGACCATGGTGCCACCTtcgcggcggcgccacggcggcgcagccggagcacggcggccggcgtggcgaGGCGGACGAGGAGGGTGGTGGTGACCATGGCGCTGAAGGAGGAGCCGGAGAGCAGCCGCAGCGgattcgccggcggcgggccgagCTGGGACCCCGGGCTGGAGATCCAAGTCCCCTTCGAGCAACGACCG GTGAACGAGTACTCTGCTCTCAAGGATAGCGTCCTGTACTCGTGGGCAGAGCTGAGCCCAGGGTCCTTCTTCCTGCGGCTGGGCGGCCTGTGGATGATCACCTTCACTGTGCTCGCGGCCCCGATTGCAGCCGCGAGCTTCAATCCCGGCAAG GACCCGCTCAAGTTTGTGCTGGCAGCTGGGATTGGAACTTTGCTCTTGGTGTCATTGGTGGTTCTCAGAATATACCTG GGATGGAGCTATGTTGGTGATAGGCTGTTGTCAGCAGTCGTGCCGTACGAAGAAACTGGATGGTATGACGGCCAAATGTGGGTAAAACCACCAGAG GTGTTGGCTCGGGACAGGCTCTTGGGATCTTACAAG GTAAAGCCGGTGATCAACCTGCTGAAGCAGACGCTGGTGGGCACCGGCGCGCTGCTCGTCGGGGCGGTGTCGCTCTTCGCGTTCGCCGCTCCCGTCGAGGACTTCCTCCACTCCATGAACCAACCTCCCTCCGCTGCGTCGTCGAAGCCAAGCTTGAG GAGGGAGGAGCTGCTGCGGCTGCCGGTGGAGGTGATGCAAGACGAcgacctcgccgcggcggcggcggaggccgccgaCGGGCGGCCGGTCTACTGCCGGGACCGTTACTACCGGGCGCTCGCCGGCGGGCAGTACTGCAAGTGGGACGACCTGCTCAACTGA
- the LOC117837011 gene encoding uncharacterized protein — protein sequence MQKQNQPISCSLPPPNQNSKKPSMASQKGAAPTGRSGGADGIRSHTDAENDPSSSAPEDFEFCILSSGGLALAGEDAADMCAADEVFSGGKLLPFRLSSAASADASSALMLLRSDSLDGAAMAASTSGFSSRSVSRSASSSSSSSCVSRSTSSKSASSDPASVASCPPPPSKGATAGAAVPPRRSLSSSVFYAHPSPSPRPPRRSARPAAAPAARRSTGSAPPASWGVIRLGVVGAPEVYAPRPAGARGGSRSARFDQPRTAAKEDKKLALGLLGAGLVCSCSPDAVAPVGSAEVAAAEARRRRKKAEEKKRAAKQSGQSTSRRSRILEWLEELSISKEKSVV from the coding sequence ATGCAGAAGCAAAACCAACCCATCTCTTGCTCTCTTCCCCCGCCAAACCAAAACAGCAAGAAACCATCCATGGCGAGCCAGAAAGGAGCCGCGCCGACAGGCCGATCGGGCGGTGCCGACGGCATCCGCTCGCACACGGACGCCGAAAACGATCCATCATCATCGGCGCCCGAGGACTTCGAGTTCTGCATACTCTCGTCAGGTGGGCTCGCGCTGGCCGGAGAGGACGCGGCCGACATGTGCGCCGCCGACGAGGTCTTCTCCGGCGGGAAGCTCCTCCCTTTCCGCCTCTCCTCGGCGGCCTCGGCCGACGCGTCTTCCGCGCTCATGCTGCTCCGCTCGGACTCGCTGGACGGCGCCGCGATGGCGGCGTCCACCAGCGGTTTCAGCTCGCGCTCCGTCAGCCGCAGCGcgagctccagcagcagcagcagctgcgtcAGCCGGAGCACGTCGTCCAAGAGCGCGTCCTCGGACCCCGCCAGCGTCGCGAGCTGCCCTCCTCCACCCAGCAAGGGCgccacggccggcgccgccgttccGCCGCGGCGGTCGCTGTCGAGCAGCGTGTTCTACGCGCACCCgagcccgtcgccgcgcccgccgcgccggagcgcacgccccgcggccgcgcccgcggctCGCCGCAGCACcgggtcggcgccgccggcgtcgtgggGCGTCATACGCCTAGGCGTCGTCGGCGCCCCCGAGGTGTACGCGCCGCGGCCGGCAGGAGCGAGGGGCGGGAGCCGGAGCGCGAGGTTCGATCAGCCAAGGACCGCCGCCAAGGAGGACAAGAAGCTCGCGCTGGGGCTGCTGGGGGCCGGCCTTGTGTGCTCGTGCTCACCTGACGCCGTCGCGCCCGTGGGCTcggcggaggtggccgcggcggaggcgaggcggaggaggaagaaggcggaggagaagaagagagcggCGAAGCAGAGCGGGCAGAGCACTTCTCGGAGGAGCAGGATCCTCGAGTGGCTGGAGGAGCTCTCCATTTCCAAGGAGAAGAGCGTCGTGTAG